A genomic segment from Stenotrophomonas maltophilia encodes:
- the pssA gene encoding CDP-diacylglycerol--serine O-phosphatidyltransferase, whose product MDPITPPPRSRTIYLLPNLFTTAGLFAGFYAIIAAANGDFVNASIAVFVAAVMDGLDGRVARLTGTSSEFGVQYDSLADLVSFGMAPALVMYHWSLSWLKFDDPLLGRVGWAVAFLYAACAALRLARFNTQVAVVDKRWFVGLASPAAAGLMMSFVWAFADGNLGWDGNQLRYVALAVTIIAALLMVSRIRFWSFKGGAAKGTRSDRVPFLVLALVPVAIAIAVIDLPRVLFAVGILYALSGPVMWAVQRLRKKPEAA is encoded by the coding sequence ATGGACCCGATCACACCGCCGCCGCGCTCGCGCACGATTTACCTGCTGCCCAACCTGTTCACCACCGCCGGCCTGTTCGCCGGTTTCTACGCGATCATCGCCGCGGCCAACGGGGATTTCGTCAACGCCAGCATCGCCGTGTTCGTGGCGGCGGTGATGGATGGCCTGGACGGGCGCGTGGCGCGCCTGACCGGCACCAGCAGTGAATTCGGCGTGCAGTACGACTCGCTGGCCGACCTGGTCAGCTTCGGCATGGCCCCGGCGCTGGTGATGTACCACTGGTCGCTGTCGTGGCTGAAGTTCGATGATCCGTTGCTCGGCCGCGTCGGCTGGGCCGTGGCCTTCCTGTATGCGGCCTGCGCGGCACTGCGCCTGGCCCGCTTCAACACGCAGGTGGCGGTGGTCGACAAGCGCTGGTTCGTCGGCCTGGCCAGCCCGGCCGCAGCGGGCCTGATGATGTCCTTCGTCTGGGCGTTTGCCGATGGCAACCTGGGCTGGGATGGCAACCAGCTGCGCTATGTGGCGCTGGCGGTGACGATCATCGCTGCGCTGCTGATGGTCAGCCGTATCCGCTTCTGGAGCTTCAAGGGCGGTGCTGCCAAGGGCACCCGTTCGGACCGCGTGCCATTCCTGGTGCTGGCACTGGTGCCGGTGGCCATCGCCATCGCGGTGATCGACCTGCCGCGCGTGCTGTTCGCGGTCGGCATCCTGTACGCCTTGTCCGGCCCGGTGATGTGGGCCGTGCAGCGCCTGCGCAAGAAGCCCGAGGCCGCGTGA